One stretch of Variovorax sp. TBS-050B DNA includes these proteins:
- the lptB gene encoding LPS export ABC transporter ATP-binding protein, translated as MPSADGAAGSRLVVRGLQKSYGSRRVVKDVSLEVQKGEVVGLLGPNGAGKTTSFYMIVGLVRADAGEIDIDGEPIAHMPIHRRARMGLSYLPQEASIFRKLTVEENVRAVLELQREPGPNGKPAPLTRQRIEERLAALLADLRVDHLRDSPALALSGGERRRVEIARALATQPRFILLDEPFAGIDPIAVIEIQRIISFLKERGIGVLITDHNVRETLGICDHAFIISDGHVLAQGTPSEIVDNAEVRRVYLGEHFRM; from the coding sequence ATCCCGAGCGCCGACGGCGCGGCCGGCAGCCGCCTCGTGGTGCGCGGCCTGCAGAAGAGCTACGGCAGCCGCAGGGTCGTGAAGGACGTCTCGCTCGAGGTGCAGAAGGGCGAGGTCGTGGGCCTGCTCGGCCCCAACGGCGCCGGCAAGACCACTTCGTTCTACATGATCGTCGGCCTGGTGCGCGCCGATGCCGGCGAGATCGACATCGACGGCGAGCCGATCGCCCACATGCCGATCCACCGCCGTGCGCGCATGGGCCTGAGCTACCTGCCGCAGGAAGCATCGATCTTCCGCAAGCTCACGGTCGAAGAGAACGTGCGCGCCGTGCTCGAGCTCCAGCGCGAGCCCGGCCCGAACGGCAAGCCCGCGCCGCTCACCAGGCAGCGCATCGAGGAACGCCTCGCCGCGCTGCTCGCCGACCTGCGCGTGGACCACCTGCGCGATTCGCCCGCGCTCGCGCTTTCGGGCGGCGAGCGCCGCCGGGTCGAGATCGCGCGCGCACTGGCCACGCAGCCGCGCTTCATCCTGCTCGACGAGCCCTTCGCCGGCATCGACCCGATCGCCGTCATCGAGATCCAGCGCATCATCAGCTTCCTCAAGGAACGCGGCATCGGCGTGCTCATCACCGACCACAACGTGCGCGAGACGCTGGGCATCTGCGATCACGCCTTCATCATCAGCGACGGGCATGTGCTGGCACAAGGCACGCCATCGGAGATCGTCGACAACGCCGAAGTACGCAGGGTGTACCTCGGCGAGCACTTCCGGATGTGA
- a CDS encoding RNA polymerase factor sigma-54 produces the protein MKQGLSLRVSQHLALTPQLQQSIRLLQLSTLELSQEVEQMLDENPFLERTAEEAAREEFGLDAVDTPVPRDEAAEGEFAAAPAAASTAATETASATTAETDGPAADIAEHEPDWEGDGTVDMAPDDSEWGGDAPARQNNLGDDERADATELARSQESLQSFLHRQALSLRLNENDSAALRFLIESLNDDGYLEDSLPALASGLAGDDNDQFDELVHHFQVALGLLQSLEPAGVGARDLGECLSIQLRQMASEDETEEQALVRKTALAICKQPLELLARRDFKRLATLTRSSEELVRAALQVIARLEPKPGRRFVDVERNIVIPDVIVTKVGRGTNAKFRVMLNPEVMPRLRVHDIYASALKSHKGEGSQALSQRLQEARWFIKNIQQRFDTILRVSNAIVERQKSFFVHGELAMRPLVLREIADELGLHESTISRVTTAKYMATPFGTVELKYFFGSALGTETGGNASSTAVRALIKQFVSSESVKKPLSDSQISEMLKEQGIECARRTVAKYREALRIAPANLRKAL, from the coding sequence ATGAAGCAGGGGCTGTCCCTTCGCGTCTCGCAGCATCTGGCGCTGACGCCGCAGCTGCAGCAGTCGATCCGGCTGCTGCAGCTCTCCACGCTCGAGCTGAGCCAGGAGGTCGAGCAGATGCTCGACGAGAACCCTTTCCTCGAACGCACCGCGGAAGAAGCCGCGCGCGAGGAATTCGGGCTCGATGCGGTCGACACGCCGGTGCCGCGCGACGAGGCGGCCGAGGGCGAGTTCGCCGCCGCGCCGGCCGCGGCGAGCACTGCGGCGACGGAGACCGCCAGCGCCACCACCGCCGAAACCGACGGCCCCGCTGCCGACATCGCCGAGCACGAGCCCGACTGGGAAGGCGACGGCACCGTCGACATGGCGCCCGACGACAGCGAATGGGGCGGCGATGCGCCCGCGCGCCAGAACAACCTCGGCGACGACGAGCGCGCCGACGCCACCGAGCTCGCACGCAGCCAGGAGTCGCTGCAGTCCTTCCTGCACCGGCAGGCGCTGAGCCTGCGCCTCAACGAGAACGACAGCGCCGCGCTGCGCTTCCTGATCGAATCGCTCAACGACGACGGCTACCTCGAGGATTCGCTGCCGGCGCTGGCTTCGGGCCTCGCGGGCGACGACAACGACCAGTTCGACGAACTGGTGCACCACTTCCAGGTGGCGCTCGGCCTGCTGCAGAGCCTCGAGCCCGCGGGCGTGGGCGCGCGCGACCTCGGCGAGTGCCTGAGCATCCAGCTGCGCCAGATGGCGAGCGAGGACGAGACCGAGGAACAGGCGCTGGTGCGCAAGACCGCGCTCGCGATCTGCAAGCAGCCGCTCGAACTGCTCGCGCGGCGCGACTTCAAGCGCCTGGCCACGCTCACGCGCAGCAGCGAGGAACTCGTGCGCGCGGCGCTGCAGGTGATTGCGCGGCTCGAACCCAAGCCGGGCCGGCGCTTCGTCGACGTCGAGCGCAACATCGTCATTCCCGATGTCATCGTCACCAAGGTCGGCCGCGGCACCAACGCCAAGTTCCGCGTCATGCTCAACCCCGAGGTGATGCCGCGCCTGCGCGTGCACGACATCTACGCCAGCGCGCTCAAGTCGCACAAGGGCGAGGGCAGCCAGGCGCTCTCGCAGCGGCTGCAGGAGGCGCGCTGGTTCATCAAGAACATCCAGCAGCGCTTCGACACCATCCTGCGCGTGTCGAATGCGATTGTCGAACGCCAGAAGAGCTTCTTCGTGCACGGCGAGCTCGCGATGCGGCCGCTGGTGCTGCGCGAGATCGCCGACGAGCTCGGCCTGCACGAGTCGACCATCTCGCGCGTGACCACCGCCAAGTACATGGCCACGCCCTTCGGCACCGTCGAACTCAAGTACTTCTTCGGCTCGGCGCTCGGCACCGAGACCGGCGGCAACGCCTCGAGCACCGCGGTGCGCGCGCTGATCAAGCAGTTCGTGAGTTCGGAGAGCGTCAAGAAGCCGCTGTCGGACAGCCAGATCTCCGAGATGCTCAAGGAGCAGGGCATCGAATGCGCGCGGCGCACCGTGGCCAAGTACCGCGAGGCCCTGCGCATCGCGCCGGCCAACCTGCGCAAGGCGCTGTAG
- a CDS encoding LysE family translocator: MNEIMVPLLGIAGAMTIGAMSPGPSFVMVARTAVSSSRGDGLAAALGMGAGGIVFAIAALVGLQAAFLAVPALYLAVKLAGGAYLVYLGVRIWRGAREPLSVPQQAGPAGTRGHARRAFLLGMGTQISNPKTAVVYASIFAAFLPREVPLALALAVPVAIFCIETAWYAIVALALSSAAPRAAYLRYKAWIDRAAGGVMVLLGLKLLASGVREG, translated from the coding sequence ATGAACGAGATCATGGTTCCCCTCCTGGGCATCGCGGGTGCGATGACCATCGGCGCGATGAGCCCCGGCCCGAGCTTCGTCATGGTGGCGCGCACCGCCGTCTCCTCCTCGCGCGGCGACGGCCTGGCCGCGGCGCTCGGCATGGGCGCGGGCGGCATCGTGTTCGCCATCGCGGCGCTGGTCGGGCTGCAGGCGGCCTTTCTCGCGGTGCCGGCGCTGTACCTGGCGGTGAAGCTCGCGGGCGGCGCCTACCTGGTGTACCTGGGCGTGCGCATCTGGCGCGGCGCGCGCGAACCGCTCTCGGTGCCGCAGCAGGCGGGGCCGGCCGGCACGCGCGGCCATGCGCGGCGCGCGTTCCTGCTCGGCATGGGCACGCAGATCAGCAACCCCAAGACCGCCGTGGTCTACGCGAGCATCTTCGCGGCGTTCCTGCCGCGCGAGGTGCCGCTCGCGCTGGCGCTCGCGGTACCGGTGGCGATCTTCTGCATCGAAACGGCCTGGTACGCCATCGTCGCGCTCGCGCTGTCGTCGGCGGCGCCGCGCGCCGCCTACCTGCGCTACAAGGCCTGGATCGACCGCGCGGCGGGCGGCGTGATGGTGCTGCTGGGCCTGAAGCTGCTGGCCTCGGGCGTGCGCGAAGGCTGA
- a CDS encoding THUMP domain-containing protein: protein MNDLSLFLPCAAGVEEFLAAEVHAITGRAGNDLLMLRGGVRVRAEWRDALRLNLHSRLAQRVLIELAHAPYRSENDLYAIAGGVAWEIWFTPKQTFKIETTAQHSPLQSLNFATLRIKDAIADRFRAKANGVRPSIETQWPDCRVFAHLTTDTCTLYIDTSGEPLFKRGWRQDKGDAPLKETLAAAMLAASGWWNPETGEVSAQPLYDPCCGSGTIAIEAAQIARGIPAGSLRRFGFEKLLPFQAHVWNAIRSEAEAAARPHAVAIFGSDVSHRMVDFAERNAERAGVSQAVEFRGGDALQRMPPADGGVIMLNPPYGERIEVGGVARSGAREAAQTGEGGDDGGEFFAQLASHWKKNYPGWTAWVLTPELKLPKRMRLKESRRVPMWNGPIECRLFRFDMVAGSARKPA, encoded by the coding sequence GTGAACGATCTTTCCCTTTTCCTGCCTTGCGCCGCCGGCGTCGAGGAATTCCTCGCCGCGGAAGTCCATGCGATCACCGGCCGCGCCGGCAACGACCTGCTGATGCTGCGCGGCGGCGTGCGGGTGCGCGCCGAATGGCGCGATGCGCTGCGGCTCAACCTGCACAGCCGGCTCGCGCAACGCGTGCTGATCGAACTGGCCCACGCGCCCTACCGCAGCGAAAACGACCTCTACGCCATCGCGGGCGGCGTGGCCTGGGAGATCTGGTTCACGCCGAAGCAGACCTTCAAGATCGAGACCACAGCGCAGCACAGCCCGCTGCAGAGCCTGAACTTCGCCACCCTGCGCATCAAGGACGCGATCGCCGACCGCTTCCGCGCCAAGGCGAACGGCGTGCGCCCGAGCATCGAGACCCAGTGGCCCGACTGCCGCGTGTTCGCGCACCTGACCACCGACACCTGCACGCTCTACATCGACACCAGCGGCGAGCCGCTCTTCAAGCGCGGCTGGCGCCAGGACAAGGGCGATGCGCCGCTGAAGGAAACCCTCGCCGCCGCCATGCTGGCCGCCAGCGGCTGGTGGAACCCCGAGACCGGCGAGGTGAGCGCGCAGCCGCTCTACGACCCCTGCTGCGGCAGCGGCACCATCGCCATCGAGGCGGCGCAGATCGCGCGCGGCATCCCGGCCGGGTCGCTCCGGCGCTTCGGCTTCGAGAAGCTGCTGCCGTTCCAGGCCCATGTCTGGAACGCGATCCGCAGCGAGGCCGAAGCGGCCGCGCGGCCGCACGCGGTGGCGATCTTCGGCTCCGACGTTTCGCACCGCATGGTCGACTTCGCCGAGCGCAATGCCGAGCGCGCGGGCGTCTCGCAGGCGGTGGAGTTCCGCGGCGGCGACGCGCTGCAGCGCATGCCGCCGGCCGACGGCGGCGTGATCATGCTCAACCCGCCGTACGGCGAGCGCATCGAGGTCGGCGGCGTGGCGCGCTCCGGCGCCCGCGAGGCGGCCCAGACCGGCGAGGGCGGCGACGACGGCGGCGAGTTCTTCGCGCAGCTCGCCTCGCACTGGAAGAAGAACTACCCGGGCTGGACCGCCTGGGTGCTCACGCCCGAGCTGAAGCTGCCGAAGCGCATGCGGCTCAAGGAATCGCGCCGCGTGCCGATGTGGAACGGGCCGATCGAATGCCGGCTGTTCCGCTTCGACATGGTGGCCGGCTCGGCGCGCAAGCCGGCGTAG
- a CDS encoding surface-adhesin E family protein — MTKHLPLLLALTAGWPAHAEWLTLGGSAGDAGNSYVQVDPTSVVVDGTKRLMAVRLSLAAPRVTRDGIKFRSFSGQASIDCEARSARYVGATYFAQPNFVGEPIAVKVFEPDDVRPMNFDGAPGDLATRTVNAACGVTGTR, encoded by the coding sequence ATGACCAAACACCTTCCGTTGCTGCTCGCCCTGACCGCCGGCTGGCCCGCCCATGCCGAATGGCTCACGCTGGGCGGCTCGGCCGGCGATGCGGGCAACAGCTACGTGCAGGTCGATCCGACCAGCGTGGTGGTGGACGGAACGAAGCGCCTCATGGCCGTGCGGCTCAGCCTGGCGGCGCCGCGCGTCACGCGCGACGGGATCAAGTTCCGTTCCTTCAGCGGCCAGGCGAGCATCGACTGCGAGGCGCGCAGCGCACGCTACGTGGGCGCGACCTATTTCGCACAGCCGAACTTCGTCGGCGAGCCGATCGCGGTCAAGGTCTTCGAGCCCGACGACGTGCGACCGATGAACTTCGACGGCGCGCCGGGCGATCTCGCGACCCGCACGGTGAACGCAGCCTGCGGCGTCACGGGGACCCGGTAG
- a CDS encoding putative toxin-antitoxin system toxin component, PIN family — MQDFLHSETAGAGGPVVIDTNIALDLLVFDNPECLPLAAALAAGELRWLATRAMRDELARVLGYPLIAARLARREMAAQAVLAAFDARVLMLDETPPRAPCVCKDPDDQVFIDLAVARRARLLSKDQAVLTMRKRLAAQGVVVQAVLAIG, encoded by the coding sequence GTGCAAGACTTCCTACATTCCGAAACAGCGGGCGCGGGCGGCCCGGTGGTGATCGACACCAACATCGCGCTCGACCTTCTGGTGTTCGACAACCCCGAGTGCCTGCCGCTCGCTGCCGCGCTGGCCGCGGGCGAGCTGCGCTGGCTCGCCACGCGCGCGATGCGCGACGAGCTCGCCCGGGTGCTCGGCTACCCGCTGATCGCGGCCCGGCTCGCGCGCCGCGAGATGGCGGCCCAGGCCGTGCTCGCGGCCTTCGATGCCCGCGTGCTGATGCTCGACGAGACACCGCCGCGCGCGCCCTGCGTCTGCAAGGACCCCGACGACCAGGTCTTCATCGACCTGGCCGTGGCACGGCGCGCCCGGCTGCTGAGCAAGGACCAGGCGGTGCTCACGATGCGCAAGCGCCTGGCCGCGCAGGGCGTGGTGGTGCAGGCGGTGCTGGCGATCGGCTAG
- a CDS encoding FMN-binding glutamate synthase family protein → MPTMTPFLPTRYTAFALCVAGLAASLAAVLLAPHLWGAWLGLVVFAVLSGTGVHDLRQTRHAILRNYPVIGHLRFLLEFIRPEMRQYFIESDSEAAPFSRAQRSLVYQRAKGEPDNRPFGTQLDVTVSGYEWINHSMRPTRLENHDFRIVIGGTPHSVEGGTAHAAADHPCTQPYSASVFNISAMSFGALSANAILALNQGAKMGGFAHDTGEGSISQHHRVHGGDLIWEIGSGYFGCRNDDGSFNAERFSANARDPQVKMIEIKLSQGAKPGHGGVLPAPKVTPEIAAARGVRVGVDCVSPAAHSAFGTPIEMMHFIARLRELSGGKPVGFKFCLGHPWEWFAIVKAMQATGITPDFIVVDGAEGGTGAAPVEFSDHVGAPLQEGLLLVHNTLIGVNLRHRIKLGCAGKVITAFDVARMMALGADWCNAARGFMMALGCIQAQTCHTGHCPTGVTTQDPVRQQALVVPTKADRVRNFHRSTLHALQELVQAAGLDHPQQITAHHIVRRISDTEVRLLSNLVMQVQPGALLGPLDKQHNVFRTYWPLASAESFQPLTQAQQGLVSNIALAA, encoded by the coding sequence ATGCCCACGATGACTCCTTTTCTTCCGACGCGCTACACCGCCTTCGCCCTGTGCGTGGCCGGCCTCGCGGCCAGCCTGGCCGCCGTGCTGCTGGCGCCGCACCTGTGGGGCGCCTGGCTCGGGCTGGTGGTCTTCGCGGTGCTCAGCGGCACCGGCGTGCACGACCTGCGGCAGACGCGCCACGCGATCCTGCGCAACTACCCGGTGATCGGCCACCTGCGCTTCCTGCTGGAGTTCATCCGGCCCGAGATGCGGCAGTACTTCATCGAGAGCGATTCCGAGGCCGCGCCGTTCTCGCGCGCCCAGCGCTCGCTGGTCTACCAGCGCGCCAAGGGCGAGCCCGACAACCGGCCCTTCGGCACGCAGCTCGACGTGACGGTTTCGGGCTACGAGTGGATCAACCACTCGATGCGGCCGACCCGGCTGGAGAACCACGATTTCCGCATCGTGATCGGCGGCACGCCGCATTCGGTGGAAGGCGGCACGGCGCACGCGGCGGCCGACCATCCCTGCACCCAGCCCTACAGCGCGAGCGTGTTCAACATTTCGGCCATGAGCTTCGGCGCGCTCTCGGCCAACGCCATCCTCGCGCTCAACCAGGGCGCGAAGATGGGCGGCTTCGCGCACGACACCGGCGAGGGCTCGATCTCGCAGCACCACCGCGTGCACGGCGGCGACCTGATCTGGGAGATCGGCTCGGGCTACTTCGGCTGCCGCAACGACGACGGCAGCTTCAACGCCGAGCGCTTCAGCGCGAACGCGCGCGATCCGCAGGTCAAGATGATCGAGATCAAGCTGAGCCAGGGCGCCAAGCCCGGCCACGGCGGGGTGCTGCCGGCGCCCAAGGTCACGCCCGAGATCGCCGCCGCGCGCGGCGTGCGCGTGGGCGTGGACTGCGTCTCGCCCGCGGCGCACAGCGCCTTCGGCACGCCGATCGAGATGATGCATTTCATCGCCCGGCTGCGCGAGCTCTCGGGCGGCAAGCCGGTGGGCTTCAAGTTCTGCCTCGGCCATCCGTGGGAGTGGTTCGCGATCGTCAAGGCGATGCAGGCGACCGGCATCACGCCCGACTTCATCGTGGTGGACGGCGCCGAGGGCGGCACGGGCGCCGCGCCGGTCGAGTTCAGCGACCACGTGGGCGCGCCGCTGCAGGAGGGCCTGCTGCTGGTGCACAACACGCTGATCGGCGTGAACCTGCGCCACCGCATCAAGCTCGGCTGCGCCGGCAAGGTGATCACGGCCTTCGACGTGGCGCGCATGATGGCGCTGGGCGCCGACTGGTGCAACGCGGCGCGCGGCTTCATGATGGCGCTGGGCTGCATCCAGGCGCAGACCTGCCACACCGGCCACTGCCCCACGGGCGTGACCACGCAGGACCCGGTGCGCCAGCAGGCGCTGGTGGTGCCCACCAAGGCCGACCGGGTGCGCAACTTCCACCGCAGCACGCTGCATGCGCTGCAGGAACTGGTGCAGGCCGCGGGCCTCGACCATCCGCAGCAGATCACCGCGCACCACATCGTGCGCCGCATCTCCGACACCGAGGTGCGGCTGCTGAGCAACCTCGTGATGCAGGTGCAGCCCGGCGCGCTGCTCGGCCCGCTCGACAAGCAGCACAACGTGTTCCGCACCTACTGGCCGCTCGCGAGCGCGGAGAGCTTCCAGCCGCTGACGCAGGCGCAGCAGGGCCTGGTGTCGAACATCGCACTGGCCGCATGA
- a CDS encoding YecA family protein, producing MTTSPDTPPTPATAALQPLGPDDFDALDQALDAMREHDEEIPQWEFCEGFMAALICTRRAIEPAEYWPVLLGDGFVPAQHMEFVWNWKRRWREIEQGLDADVQSLEDERSWQPEVLDTRGAIASLPEEERAEVEGEEIPSFAQVWALGFMYAVENWPEEWAAPRDKEAAQMLDDALDNIVALTEDDKAKPTLSMYSDDAPPSVSQQRLDDFGAAIWAVYDLRQLWKSLGPRVQSVRKDAEPGRNDPCPCGSGKKYKKCHGQ from the coding sequence ATGACCACTTCCCCCGACACCCCCCCGACCCCCGCCACCGCCGCCCTCCAGCCCCTCGGCCCCGACGATTTCGATGCGCTCGACCAGGCGCTCGACGCCATGCGCGAGCACGACGAGGAAATCCCCCAGTGGGAATTCTGCGAGGGCTTCATGGCCGCGCTGATCTGCACCCGCCGCGCCATCGAGCCGGCCGAATACTGGCCCGTGCTGCTCGGCGACGGCTTCGTGCCCGCGCAGCACATGGAGTTCGTCTGGAACTGGAAGCGCCGCTGGCGCGAGATCGAGCAGGGCCTCGACGCCGACGTGCAGTCGCTCGAGGACGAGCGCAGCTGGCAGCCCGAGGTGCTCGACACCCGCGGCGCGATCGCCTCGCTGCCCGAGGAGGAGCGCGCAGAGGTCGAGGGCGAGGAAATTCCCTCGTTCGCCCAGGTGTGGGCGCTCGGCTTCATGTACGCGGTCGAGAACTGGCCCGAGGAATGGGCCGCGCCGCGCGACAAGGAAGCCGCGCAGATGCTCGACGACGCGCTCGACAACATCGTCGCGCTGACCGAGGACGACAAGGCGAAGCCCACGCTCTCGATGTACAGCGACGACGCCCCGCCGAGCGTGAGCCAGCAGCGGCTCGACGACTTCGGCGCCGCGATCTGGGCCGTCTACGACCTGCGCCAGCTCTGGAAGAGCCTGGGCCCGCGCGTGCAGTCGGTGCGGAAGGACGCAGAGCCCGGCCGCAACGATCCCTGCCCCTGCGGCAGCGGAAAAAAATACAAGAAGTGCCACGGCCAGTAG
- a CDS encoding GNAT family N-acetyltransferase, producing MTDKTPLAIADNAAQHRYEAMLDGQLAGYAEYNLLTDAIMFTHTEVLSAFEGKGVGSGLARHVLDDARARGLHVIPVCQFIAGYIRKHREYADLVRADIQRAFKI from the coding sequence ATGACCGACAAGACCCCCCTCGCCATCGCCGACAACGCCGCCCAGCACCGCTACGAAGCCATGCTCGACGGCCAGCTCGCGGGCTACGCCGAATACAACCTGCTGACCGACGCGATCATGTTCACGCACACCGAGGTGCTGTCCGCCTTCGAGGGCAAGGGCGTGGGCTCGGGCCTCGCGCGGCATGTGCTCGACGACGCCCGCGCGCGCGGGCTGCACGTGATCCCGGTGTGCCAGTTCATCGCGGGCTACATCCGCAAGCACCGCGAGTACGCCGACCTCGTGCGGGCCGACATCCAGCGCGCCTTCAAGATCTGA
- a CDS encoding nuclear transport factor 2 family protein, whose translation MTAEANARTIERFYDAFSRLDARTMAACYADDAAFDDEAFSLRGRRHVGGMWRMLCDATRAKGADVWQLRWRDVQADETSGRAHWDAHYRFSSTGRLVDNSIDARFGFTPEGLIATHRDSFDFWRWSRQALGAPGLFLGWTPMLRNKVRATAAANLATYLAREP comes from the coding sequence ATGACAGCAGAAGCCAACGCCCGGACCATCGAGCGCTTCTACGACGCCTTCTCGCGGCTCGACGCCCGCACCATGGCCGCCTGCTACGCGGACGACGCGGCCTTCGACGACGAGGCCTTCTCGCTGCGCGGCCGCCGCCACGTGGGCGGCATGTGGCGCATGCTCTGCGACGCGACGCGCGCCAAGGGCGCCGACGTCTGGCAGCTGCGCTGGCGCGACGTGCAGGCCGACGAGACGAGCGGCCGGGCCCACTGGGACGCACACTACCGATTCAGCAGCACCGGCCGGCTGGTCGACAACAGCATCGACGCGCGCTTCGGCTTCACGCCCGAGGGGCTGATCGCCACCCACCGCGACAGCTTCGATTTCTGGCGCTGGTCGCGCCAGGCGCTCGGCGCGCCCGGGCTGTTCCTCGGCTGGACGCCGATGCTGCGCAACAAGGTCCGCGCCACCGCGGCCGCCAATCTCGCCACCTACCTCGCACGCGAACCATGA
- a CDS encoding LuxR family transcriptional regulator, with protein sequence MQHVRAGMPATAWSWLGEVSHTRMDIGQRAKGLLRSAGEHGLKAGLTVPLWTPGIHWAFMTLTTDATADLRELRSTLGPMNYFASCLHSTVRRLQGDRHVPRLSARQREVLHWVASGKSTWDISEILNISERTVYFHLDGAARKLDTQGRMATCARALALGLLHP encoded by the coding sequence GTGCAGCACGTGCGCGCCGGCATGCCCGCCACCGCGTGGAGCTGGCTCGGGGAGGTCAGCCACACGCGCATGGACATCGGCCAGCGCGCGAAGGGGCTGCTGCGCAGTGCCGGCGAGCACGGCCTCAAGGCCGGCCTGACGGTTCCGCTCTGGACGCCGGGCATCCACTGGGCCTTCATGACCCTCACCACCGACGCGACCGCGGATCTGCGCGAACTGCGCTCCACGCTCGGGCCGATGAACTACTTCGCTTCCTGCCTGCATTCGACCGTGCGCCGCCTGCAGGGCGATCGCCACGTGCCGCGCCTGAGCGCGCGGCAGCGCGAGGTGCTGCACTGGGTGGCCAGCGGCAAGTCGACCTGGGACATCTCCGAGATCCTGAACATCAGCGAGCGCACGGTCTACTTCCATCTCGACGGCGCCGCCCGCAAGCTCGACACGCAGGGGCGCATGGCCACCTGCGCACGCGCGCTGGCGCTCGGCCTTCTGCATCCCTGA
- a CDS encoding twin-arginine translocation pathway signal protein: protein MSERRNFVRLLGGGIVVAAGATAFATWWLNDEVPAAALEAWQGPRGERDPRRRAIAYAVTAPTAYNAQPWVVDLREPDAIVLFCDRGRLHLESDPFGRQALIGHGAFIELLVMALAQHGLRAVVQLWPQGEPGRDPRHWHDLPVARLRLSDGGAPDPLFAHVLRRRTPRQRFDTGRAVSSEVLQGLDAAVPAHGVVQSGGTVDPARVRPLRRLCMAAARLEISTPGTGLENLRQQRIGPREILAHRDGLAVNEPALRLAAALGQLDRSTPAPEDSGWFRQMLGMHEEQAATAMGFVWLSTRGNSRTEQIEAGRAFVRQQLHATGLGLGMQPMSQPLEEFAEMAPHRAAAHDMLLGGPLPACDARRAGAGATLQMICRVGYPMAPVPPAPRRPLQSFVRA, encoded by the coding sequence ATGAGCGAACGCCGGAATTTCGTGCGTCTTCTGGGAGGTGGCATCGTGGTCGCGGCGGGAGCCACGGCGTTCGCGACCTGGTGGCTGAACGACGAGGTGCCTGCCGCCGCGCTGGAGGCGTGGCAGGGCCCCCGCGGCGAGCGCGACCCGCGCCGCCGTGCGATCGCCTATGCGGTGACGGCACCGACCGCCTACAACGCCCAGCCCTGGGTGGTAGACCTGCGCGAACCCGATGCGATCGTGCTCTTCTGCGACCGCGGACGGCTGCATCTCGAGAGCGATCCGTTCGGCCGCCAGGCGCTGATCGGCCACGGCGCGTTCATCGAGCTGCTGGTGATGGCACTGGCGCAGCACGGCCTGCGCGCCGTGGTGCAGCTCTGGCCGCAGGGCGAGCCCGGCCGCGATCCGCGCCACTGGCACGACCTGCCCGTGGCACGGCTGCGGCTTTCGGACGGCGGCGCGCCCGATCCGCTGTTCGCGCACGTGCTGCGCCGGCGCACCCCGCGGCAGCGCTTCGACACCGGCCGCGCGGTCTCGTCCGAGGTCCTGCAGGGGCTCGACGCCGCGGTTCCCGCGCACGGGGTGGTGCAGTCCGGCGGCACGGTCGATCCCGCGCGCGTGCGGCCGCTGCGCCGGCTGTGCATGGCGGCGGCGCGGCTGGAAATCAGCACCCCGGGCACCGGGCTCGAGAACCTGCGGCAGCAGCGCATCGGGCCGCGGGAGATCCTCGCGCACCGCGACGGCCTGGCGGTGAACGAGCCGGCGCTGCGCCTGGCGGCGGCGCTCGGGCAGCTCGACCGCAGCACGCCGGCGCCCGAAGACAGCGGCTGGTTCAGGCAGATGCTGGGGATGCACGAGGAACAGGCCGCAACGGCGATGGGTTTCGTCTGGCTCAGCACGCGCGGCAACAGCCGCACCGAGCAGATCGAGGCCGGGCGCGCCTTCGTGCGGCAGCAGCTGCACGCCACCGGCCTGGGGCTCGGCATGCAGCCGATGAGCCAGCCGCTGGAGGAATTTGCCGAGATGGCGCCGCACCGTGCGGCGGCGCACGACATGCTGCTCGGCGGCCCGCTGCCGGCATGCGATGCGCGCCGCGCCGGCGCGGGTGCCACGCTGCAGATGATCTGCCGCGTCGGCTATCCGATGGCGCCCGTGCCGCCCGCGCCGCGGCGGCCGCTGCAGTCCTTCGTGCGGGCCTGA